The genomic window CTCCGATGATCGCACCGTCCATCCTTTCCGCCGACTTCGCTCGCCTGGGTGAAGAAGCCGAGGCCGTAGCCGGTTCCGACTGGCTGCACGTCGACGTCATGGACGCGCACTTCGTGCCGAACCTGACGTTGGGGCTGCCGGTTGTGCAGAGCTTGCTGAAGGCGACGAACATCCCGCTCGACTGCCACCTGATGATCGAGGATCCGGCGCGGTGGGCTCCGCCGTACGCCGAAGCAGGCGCGTACAACGTCACCTTCCACGCCGAGGCGACGGACGACCCGATCGCGGTGGCCAAGGACATCCGGGCGGCAGGCGGCAAAGCAGGTCTGAGCGTCAAGCCCGGTACGCCCATC from Rhodococcus sp. P1Y includes these protein-coding regions:
- the rpe gene encoding ribulose-phosphate 3-epimerase; protein product: MAAPMIAPSILSADFARLGEEAEAVAGSDWLHVDVMDAHFVPNLTLGLPVVQSLLKATNIPLDCHLMIEDPARWAPPYAEAGAYNVTFHAEATDDPIAVAKDIRAAGGKAGLSVKPGTPIEPYLDILREFDTLLVMSVEPGFGGQSFIADVLSKARIVRNLVDSGELKLVVEIDGGINVDTVEQAAEAGIDCFVAGSAVYGTADPAAAVRGLRAQAAGASKHLSLT